DNA sequence from the Methanofollis formosanus genome:
AAGGTCTGTGCAGGCACGGCGTGCCATCTCCGCGGGGCGCCCAGACTGGTCGAGGCCGTTGAAGGAGCACTCGGGATCAGGGACGGCGAGACCACCGCGGACGGACAGTTCACTCTCCAGACCGTGAACTGCGTCGGGGCCTGTGCCATGGCGCCGGTGGTGGTGGTGAACGAACGGGTGTACGGCAAGATGGGGATTGCCGATATCCCGGCGATGATCGAGAAGGAGCGTGAGGATGAGGCTGAAGAGTAAAGAGGCGCTTGAGTCCTACCGCGCCTCGCTGCCGCCGAAGGGAGGCGGGGCTCCGGCATGGGTGCAGATCTGCGCCGGCACCGGGTGTCTCGCCTTCGGGAGCGCCGCAGTGCGGGAGGCCTTCGAGGAGGAGGCCAGGAAGAGGGGTATGGAGATCGGGGTCGCCTTCCTGGCCGATTCCACCGGGTGCCACGGGTTCTGCGAGCGGGGGCCGCTGGTGGTGGTCCATCCGGCAAAGATCTTCTACCAGCAGGTGAAGGTCGAGGACGTCCCCGAGATCTTCGAGAAGACGGTCCTGAACGGCGAGGTGATCAAGCGCCTGCTGTACCGCGATCCGATGACGAAGGAGCGCTACCAGACCGCAGAGAAGGTGCCGTTCTATGCAAGCCAGCACCGGGTCGTCCTCAAGAACACCGGGCATGTCAACCCCTTCGAGATCGACGATTATATCCGTGAAGGGGGGTACGCCGGGCTTGCGAAGGCCCTCTCGATGCCGTCGGCAGAGGTGGTCGGGGTCGTGAAGGACTCCGGCCTTCGTGGCCGCGGGGGCGGCGGGTTCCCGACCGGCGTGAAATGGGAGTCGGCCGCCGTCGTCGAGGCGCCTGAAAAGTACGTCGTGGCCAACGGGGACGAGGGCGATCCCGGCGCCTTCATGGACCGCAGTCTGATGGAGGGCGACCCGCACAGCGTCATCGAAGGGATGATCATCGGCGGGTATGCCGTCGGCGCCGGCCGCGGGATCATCTATGTCAGGAACGAGTACCCACTCGCGGTCAGGCACCTGACCCGCGCCATCGAGCAGGCGCACGAGTACGGTCTCCTGGGTGAGGGGGTGCTCGGGAGCAATTTCGACTTCGATATCGAGATCTTCCGGGGCGGCGGGGCCTTCGTCTGCGGCGAGTCCACCGCCCTGATGACTTCCGTCGAGGGGAGAGCAGGTGTCCCGCGGGTCAAGTACATTCGTTCGACCGAGAAGGGCCTCTGGGAGGCGCCGACGATCCTCAACAATGTCGAGACCTGGGGGAATATCCCGCAGATCCTGGTGCACGGGGCCGCCTGGTTCAGGAGCATGGGCACCGCGAACAGCGCGGGGACCAAGGTCTTCTCGCTCGTCGGCAAAATCAAGAACAGCGGCCTTGTCGAGGTGCCGATGGGCATCCCGTTGCGCACGATGATCTACGAGATCGGCGGTGGGGTGCTGAAAGACCGCGAGTTCAAGGCCGTGCAGACCGGCGGACCGTCGGGGGGATGTCTGCCGGCAGAGAGACTCGATCTTCCCGTGGACTTCGATGAACTGCTCAAGGCCGGATCGATGATGGGGTCAGGCGGGATGATCGTGATGGACGACCACACCTGCATGGTCAACGTCGCCCAGTATTTCATCGATTTCCTGGTCGAGGAGTCGTGCGGCAAGTGCACGCCCTGCCGCGAGGGGCTCAAGGCGATGCAGACGCTCCTCCACGGTCTCACGTCCGGCACCGCGCGCCCCGGCGACACCGCATTGCTCAGGGAGTTTGCCGGGCATGTGCGTGACACCGCACTCTGCGGTCTGGGCAAGACCGCCGCCAACCCGGTGCTCTCGACGATGCACTGGTTCCCGGAGGAGTACGAGGAGCACGAGAAAGAGGGCTTCTGCCGGGCCGGGGTATGCAGCGGGCTGTACGCCCTTGAGATCGACCCCGCACTCTGCACTGGATGCACGCTCTGCGCCAAGGTCTGCCCGGTCGATGCCGCCACCGGGGAGAAGAAGCAGACGCACCGGATCGACATGGAGAAGTGCATCACCTGCGGTTCGTGCATCGACGTCTGTCCGGTGAGGGCGGTCAAGGTCGTGAGGGAGGTGACGTGAGATGGTTGAAGTGACGATCGACGGGCAGAAGACCGAGGTCGAGAAGGGGACGACCGCCCTGGAGGCGGCGCGTGCCCTGGGCATCGAGGTGCCGACCCTCTGTTATCACGAAGGCCTGCCGCCGGACGGCAACTGCCGCCTCTGCCAGGTGGATGTGACCGAACTCGGCCGGAGCAAACTGGTCATCTCGTGCATGTACCCGATCAAGCGGTCGGTCGAGATCAACACTAACACGCCCGCGGTCCGCGAGGCCCGCGCCTTCGTGCTCAAACTTCTCCTCACCCGCTCGCCCCACTCGCCGGTCCTCCAGCAACTCGCCGAGGAATACGGCGTCGAACCCCTGGACGAACGCTTCGCGCCGGGGGGAGAACCCGACCTCTGTATCAGGTGCGGCCGGTGTGTGCGGGCCTGCGCCGACCTCGGGAACTGTCTCGGTTTTGTCGGGCGCGGATGGGAGAAGGAGGTGAACACGCCCTTCAGAGAACCGACCGCCGACTGTCGGGGGTGTGCGGCCTGTGCCGAGGTCTGCCCGACAGGAGCGATCCGGGTCGTCGAGGACGAGGAGGCGGGCACCAGGACGATCTGGGGACGGACCTTCGACCTGGTCGCCTGTGAGGTCTGCGGGGATTTGTTTGCGACGCGGGAGCAGATCGAGGCGGTGGAACCGGGGTACGAGATGAAGGGCCTGCGCCTCCTCTGTCCCAGGTGCCGGCGGATCGCCGAGGCGCGGGAGGTCGGGGCCGGCGTGGGGTCGCGCGAGGAGAAGAAGAAGGAATGACCCTTCCGGTGTGGGCGCCGGGATGGGAACGAATAAATCAGAGTGTATGGATCGTGGGACTATCAAGGGGGGAAGAAAATGGAAAAAACTGAGCACCTGCTGCTGATCACGCCTGACCGGTGTATCGGCTGCGGGACATGCGAACTGGCATGCTCGCTCGGGCATGAAGAAGAGTTTCGACCGGCGGTATCGAGGATCTCGGTCCACCGGTTCGAGGCCGGGGTGAACGTCCCGATGACCTGTCTGCAGTGCGACAAACCGGCGTGTGTGGCCGGGTGCCCCACCGGCGCCCTGGAAAAGGACACCGAGACCGGGATGGTCAATGTCATTGCGTCGAAGTGCATCGGGTGCCGGATGTGCGTGATGGCCTGTCCCTTCGGCAACATCTCGTACAGCATGGCGGAGAAACAACCGTTGAAATGCGACCACTGTGGCGGCAGTCCGATGTGCGTTGAGTTCTGCCCGACGAACGCCATCGAGTACCTGCCGGCAGACACGGCGACGATCCGGCGGAAGAAGGCGTTCTCGGCAAAGATTGCCGCCGGTATCTCGGAGGTGGAGATCTGATGTACGGCTGGATGGGGACGGTGCTCCGTATCGACCTTGGTGCGGGCACAGTCAGGAAAGAGGCACTGAAAAAGGCGTTTGCCGAGGAGTTCATCGGGTCCAGGGGACTTGGCGAGAAGTACTTTATGGAGGAGGTCGACCCGACGGTGGACGCCCTCTCGCCGGAGAACAAACTCATCTTCGCGACCGGTCCGCTGACCGGGACGATGGGCGTCTCGACCGGGCGCTATGATGTCGTTGCCAAGGCCCCGCTCAACGATACTCTGGCTTCGTCCAACTCGGGCGGGTACTTCGGTGCCGAGGTGAAGTACGCGGGCTACGACCTGATCATCTTTGAGGGGAAGGCCGCAAAGCCGGTGTATATCTGGATCAACAATGCCGCCGTCGAGATCAGGGACGCCTCGCACCTCTGGGGCAAGACCGTCTACGAGACCGACGACGCCCTGCGGATCGAGACCGACCCCGAGGCCGAGGTGGCCTGTATCGGCCCGGCCGGGGAGAACCTGGTTCTCTTCGCGAACATCATGAACGACAAGCACCGTGCCGCCGGAAGGACAGGGATCGGTGCGGTGATGGGCGCGAAGAACCTCAAGGCCATCGCCGTCCGTGGCACGCAGGGGATCAAGGTCGCCGACAAGAACGAGTTCCTCTCGATCATCAGGGACGCGAGGAAGAAGATCGCCGAGAACCCGGTCACCTCCCAGGGCCTGCCGACCTATGGGAGCAACGTCCTGGTCAACATCATCAACGAAGTCGGGGCGTTCCCGACGAACAACTGGCGCGAGGCCTACTTCGACGAGGCCAACAAGATCTCGGGAGAGACGCTCACCGGCGAGCACCTGGTTCACGGCAAGGGCTGCGGGAGCTGTGTGGTCGGGTGCGGCCGGGTGGCGAAGGCCCACGGACGATACCAGGAGGTCGGCGAGGGGCCGGAGTACGAGTCGGCATGGTCGTTCGGCGCGGACTGTGGGATCGCCGATATGGATGCCGTCCTGAAGGCGAACTTCCTCTGCAACGAACTCGGGATGGACACCATCTCGATGGGCTCGACGATCGCCTGTGCGATGGAACTCGCCGATATCGGGGCGATCGATCCGATGCAGAACGGTCTCGAGGTCAGGTTCGGGAGTTCGGAGGCGCTGGTCGAACTGACGCGGGCCACCGCCTACCGCGAGGGGTTCGGCAACGACCTGGCACTGGGCTCGTACCGTCTGGGCGAGAAGTACGGCCACCCCGAACTCTCGATGAGTGTCAAGAAGCAGGAGATGCCGGCCTACGATCCACGAGCGATCCAGGGGATCGGTCTGGAATACGCGACCTCCAACCGCGGCGGCTGCCATGTCCGGGGCTACACGATCTCTCCCGAGGTGCTGGGCCTCCCGATGAAGCTGGACCCGGCGGTCACCGAGGGGAAGGCGGAGATCCTCAAGATCTTCCAGGACCTCACCGCGGCGCTCTCCTCATCGGGCACCTGTCTCTTCTCTTCGTTTGCGATCGGTGCCGACGAGATCGCCGCCGAACTGAAGGCGACTACGGGGGTCGACTACACGCCCGAGCGGATCATGGCGATCGGGGAGAAGATCTGGAATATGGAGCGGATCTTCAATATCAAGAACGGCTACACCGCCGCGGACGACACCCTCCCGCCCAGACTGCTCAACGAACCGATCCCGCGGGGGCCGGCGAAGGGCCAGGTCAGCAGGGTGCCCGAGATGCTGCCTCAGTACTACAAGGTCCGCGGCTGGGACGAGAAAGGGGTTCCAACGCAGGAGAAACTGGAAGAACTCGGGCTGGCGAAGATGATCTGAAAATCTTTTTTTTGGTCTGTTGAATCGGGCATGAACCCCGGGCTCAAACATACGCAGTTGCCTCATGCTCGCGCCGGGGGCGCTGCCCCCGGGCCCCCGGTAGCGATAGACAGGGGGCGGCATTTCGGCGGATCGAGGAAGCGCAGTCCCCTCTTTTGTCGATGATCTGCCGTCACGCTTCCATCCTCACAGAGGAAGGCGCAGGGGATCTCCCCCGGTGAGGGGGGAGTTACACAGCGTACGGGATCAGTCGAACTCATCCTCCCGCAACCCCGGTTCACCGCGCACCAGCGGCTTCGAGAGGTGACGTCGCGCCGTCGACGGCACCTCGTACCACCCGGGGCCGATCACTCTCTGGGAGACGACAGGCTCGGGCTCCGCCGCCCTCGCCCCGCAACGGCGGCACTTGTAGCCCTTCTCCCGTCCGGCCGAGGTCATCCGCTTCCCGCAGTCCGGACAGAGGGGCGGGCGATAGCGAACGTCCTCCGCCGTCTCCCTGATCTGGATCTTCTCCAGGTTGAGGCTCCCGTGTTTGTAGCTCCCGCAGACGACGACCCGGTCGCCGGGGACCAGGGCCCGCACCACGTCGCGGAAGCCCTTCGTCGGTTCGTAGGCCATGCACCTGAGTATCTCATCGTCGTCGCGGACCGCGATCTCGACGTGCCCGCCCTCGCCGGTCGTCGCCCGCTCCGCGACCGTGGCCTCCACACCATACGACCGGCCGTCGAGGAGAGCGCCGATCGTCCCGGGGACGAGGTGGGCGTCGGTCCCCTGGTTCGTGACCCAGATCTGTGCGAGGGCCGCCCCCTCCGAGATGATCCGTCCGCCCGCCGCCTTCACCCAGGTCGGACTCTCGCCCCTGATCCCGTAGAGCACCGGGTCGGGCGTGTGAGGGACGCAGACGACGACCCGGTTCTTCCGGTCGACCGAGTCCCAGGTGTGTGGCCAGGTCGCCGCCTCGGCCGCGAAGACCGAGGCGCGCTCCACCCTTCGGGGCGTGCCGAAGCGGTCGGCGGAGCGGTAGGCCAGGAGTTCGTACGTCCGGTCGGGCAATACGCTTGCGATCGCGGCCGTCGCCCCGATCAGGCCCCGGCAGTTCTTCCACCCGCGTGCGAGCGCCCCGACTTCGTCGAGGACCTCCCGCGCCTCCGAGACGGTGCAGAAGTCCCGCACCGCCTGCCAGTAGAACTGCGGCGGCGGCGCCTCCCCGGCGACCACCAGGCCGGGGTTGGTGTTCTCGCAGGAGAGATCGGCGAGGTCGTCCACCAGCGCTTCGGCGATCGAGAACGCCGTCTCGGGATCCCCTTCGGCCCTGATACAGACCGCGGCGTTCCCTCTCGTCTTGTGGGGAGCGTTCGGGTTGAGCCTGACCAGCCTGGTCTCCGTGACCCCGACCCCCGCACCTTCAAGTTTCCTGACCAGCACGGCCCCCAGGTAGGTCGTGCACATCCCGGCGGGCGAGTCGGTGTCGTCGATACCGATGAGCATGAAGCGATTATTTATTAGGGCGTCGTACTATATCCACCTTTAACGAGTAACATGTCGCAGGGACGTCTCCTTGATATGGTCGTCAGCGTGATGTTGACGGCGGGCTTCGAGGTCTCCGAACGCTGTAGCCTCAGGCCCCGGTCGTTCGATCTCATCGCAGGCAGAGGGGACGTTCTTATGGTTCTGAAAGTCGTCTCGCACATCGACTCGGTCACCGAGGAGATCTCGCGGGACCTGGATGCCATCGCACGCCACCTCAACGCCTCCCCGATGATCGTGGGCGAGCGGGCCAGGGACGCCGACCTCGAACGCGGGACCGTCTATGTGCGCTACGGGATCTACGCGATCAGCCCGGCCACCCTGTACGACTACCTGGTCGACGAAGTGCCTCCCCTCATCTACGCCCAGCCCGGTGGGCTGTACGTGAACGTCAACGGTGATATGCTCAAGGGGCTGCGTGAACAGCACCAGTTCTCCCTCGGAGACCTCGCACGATACCTCGGGGTCTCCCGCCGGACCATCTCCAAGTACGAGGACGGGATGAACACCACCCTTGAGGTGGCGGTGCAGCTCGAGGAACTCTTCGACGAGGCGGTGATCGAGGCGATCGATCTCCTCTCCTATATCCCGGCGGGGCAGACCGATGAACCCCGGGCCGGCGGAGTCCCGGACGACTTTGAACGGATGGGGATTGAGGTCCATCAGATGCGCCGGGCCCC
Encoded proteins:
- a CDS encoding NADH-ubiquinone oxidoreductase-F iron-sulfur binding region domain-containing protein; this translates as MRLKSKEALESYRASLPPKGGGAPAWVQICAGTGCLAFGSAAVREAFEEEARKRGMEIGVAFLADSTGCHGFCERGPLVVVHPAKIFYQQVKVEDVPEIFEKTVLNGEVIKRLLYRDPMTKERYQTAEKVPFYASQHRVVLKNTGHVNPFEIDDYIREGGYAGLAKALSMPSAEVVGVVKDSGLRGRGGGGFPTGVKWESAAVVEAPEKYVVANGDEGDPGAFMDRSLMEGDPHSVIEGMIIGGYAVGAGRGIIYVRNEYPLAVRHLTRAIEQAHEYGLLGEGVLGSNFDFDIEIFRGGGAFVCGESTALMTSVEGRAGVPRVKYIRSTEKGLWEAPTILNNVETWGNIPQILVHGAAWFRSMGTANSAGTKVFSLVGKIKNSGLVEVPMGIPLRTMIYEIGGGVLKDREFKAVQTGGPSGGCLPAERLDLPVDFDELLKAGSMMGSGGMIVMDDHTCMVNVAQYFIDFLVEESCGKCTPCREGLKAMQTLLHGLTSGTARPGDTALLREFAGHVRDTALCGLGKTAANPVLSTMHWFPEEYEEHEKEGFCRAGVCSGLYALEIDPALCTGCTLCAKVCPVDAATGEKKQTHRIDMEKCITCGSCIDVCPVRAVKVVREVT
- a CDS encoding tRNA(Ile)(2)-agmatinylcytidine synthase; the protein is MLIGIDDTDSPAGMCTTYLGAVLVRKLEGAGVGVTETRLVRLNPNAPHKTRGNAAVCIRAEGDPETAFSIAEALVDDLADLSCENTNPGLVVAGEAPPPQFYWQAVRDFCTVSEAREVLDEVGALARGWKNCRGLIGATAAIASVLPDRTYELLAYRSADRFGTPRRVERASVFAAEAATWPHTWDSVDRKNRVVVCVPHTPDPVLYGIRGESPTWVKAAGGRIISEGAALAQIWVTNQGTDAHLVPGTIGALLDGRSYGVEATVAERATTGEGGHVEIAVRDDDEILRCMAYEPTKGFRDVVRALVPGDRVVVCGSYKHGSLNLEKIQIRETAEDVRYRPPLCPDCGKRMTSAGREKGYKCRRCGARAAEPEPVVSQRVIGPGWYEVPSTARRHLSKPLVRGEPGLREDEFD
- a CDS encoding 2Fe-2S iron-sulfur cluster-binding protein — encoded protein: MVEVTIDGQKTEVEKGTTALEAARALGIEVPTLCYHEGLPPDGNCRLCQVDVTELGRSKLVISCMYPIKRSVEINTNTPAVREARAFVLKLLLTRSPHSPVLQQLAEEYGVEPLDERFAPGGEPDLCIRCGRCVRACADLGNCLGFVGRGWEKEVNTPFREPTADCRGCAACAEVCPTGAIRVVEDEEAGTRTIWGRTFDLVACEVCGDLFATREQIEAVEPGYEMKGLRLLCPRCRRIAEAREVGAGVGSREEKKKE
- a CDS encoding transcriptional regulator, with translation MSQGRLLDMVVSVMLTAGFEVSERCSLRPRSFDLIAGRGDVLMVLKVVSHIDSVTEEISRDLDAIARHLNASPMIVGERARDADLERGTVYVRYGIYAISPATLYDYLVDEVPPLIYAQPGGLYVNVNGDMLKGLREQHQFSLGDLARYLGVSRRTISKYEDGMNTTLEVAVQLEELFDEAVIEAIDLLSYIPAGQTDEPRAGGVPDDFERMGIEVHQMRRAPFQALALVETETIFTCYGTAQKTVKRAALIGNISQIAGAYAMCVISDYKKKKRIGRTLVVGEEHLHPLEDGSDLIDLISP
- a CDS encoding 4Fe-4S dicluster domain-containing protein encodes the protein MEKTEHLLLITPDRCIGCGTCELACSLGHEEEFRPAVSRISVHRFEAGVNVPMTCLQCDKPACVAGCPTGALEKDTETGMVNVIASKCIGCRMCVMACPFGNISYSMAEKQPLKCDHCGGSPMCVEFCPTNAIEYLPADTATIRRKKAFSAKIAAGISEVEI
- a CDS encoding aldehyde ferredoxin oxidoreductase family protein; translated protein: MYGWMGTVLRIDLGAGTVRKEALKKAFAEEFIGSRGLGEKYFMEEVDPTVDALSPENKLIFATGPLTGTMGVSTGRYDVVAKAPLNDTLASSNSGGYFGAEVKYAGYDLIIFEGKAAKPVYIWINNAAVEIRDASHLWGKTVYETDDALRIETDPEAEVACIGPAGENLVLFANIMNDKHRAAGRTGIGAVMGAKNLKAIAVRGTQGIKVADKNEFLSIIRDARKKIAENPVTSQGLPTYGSNVLVNIINEVGAFPTNNWREAYFDEANKISGETLTGEHLVHGKGCGSCVVGCGRVAKAHGRYQEVGEGPEYESAWSFGADCGIADMDAVLKANFLCNELGMDTISMGSTIACAMELADIGAIDPMQNGLEVRFGSSEALVELTRATAYREGFGNDLALGSYRLGEKYGHPELSMSVKKQEMPAYDPRAIQGIGLEYATSNRGGCHVRGYTISPEVLGLPMKLDPAVTEGKAEILKIFQDLTAALSSSGTCLFSSFAIGADEIAAELKATTGVDYTPERIMAIGEKIWNMERIFNIKNGYTAADDTLPPRLLNEPIPRGPAKGQVSRVPEMLPQYYKVRGWDEKGVPTQEKLEELGLAKMI
- a CDS encoding complex I 24 kDa subunit family protein, which codes for MTGGVGDQTALQEILGAYPRDPRHLLAALQDIQAEYNYLSVESMKEVAVYLGVPESQVFSVATFYKALSLVPLGKKVIKVCAGTACHLRGAPRLVEAVEGALGIRDGETTADGQFTLQTVNCVGACAMAPVVVVNERVYGKMGIADIPAMIEKEREDEAEE